A single window of Mugil cephalus isolate CIBA_MC_2020 chromosome 1, CIBA_Mcephalus_1.1, whole genome shotgun sequence DNA harbors:
- the lrch4 gene encoding leucine-rich repeat and calponin homology domain-containing protein 4 isoform X1, with amino-acid sequence MAAGDGAQLPATVAASRSVEKALEEAAASGALNLSNRKLKEFPRSARNYDLSDITHADLSKNRLCELPEELCQFISLETLSLYHNGMRSLSSSLGNLQALTYLNLSRNLLSSLPPSVFQLPLLRVLVVSNNKLTTLPPSIYSLTHLRQLDVSCNELQHLPAELGQLESLRDLNLRRNQLTTLPEEISELPLVRLDVSCNRISHVPLCYRHLRHLQTISLDNNPLQMPPAQICSKGKYHIFKYLNMEACKRSQEELEKHLRPTGFNSCLSDQELFAGQFGGLDSGFNSVDSGSKRWSGNESADDFSERSLRIAELSKDHRNLEEEEEVYKAGKGEQAHTCLNGGAEQVDFDMDSSVTGEEEEEIRTDPPTPPFTASSLEQKGKTSPSQTQDSATCRTSLHVELGPPSSTSSSPVSPSSPTLEERRRPGTLLIWQERERLQQQREKASLLKSSTKTGSHVATAPQTGSSSCGGSPENNNAQSGLRHRCASADQMTAVSHPTYLHRSSSRTDVPSSPKTSPPPGQAQKPNSFLFRTSSRSNVKPTAAVFSLGESGRSESRMTLRSPKEERPDIMQLRKTLEARLKINLPEDLGEALSNGTVLCQLVNQIRPRSVSIIHIPSPAVPKLSSAKCRLNVENFLTACRKLGIPETEVCACSDVLLCKLPAVLRCVTALLQANVDGGETAEDRHSSPVSSSSSSSSSFSSLLSTDFLLFYSAAMALLYVLYCYLLT; translated from the exons ATCTGTCCAAGAACCGCCTGTGTGAGCTGCCGGAGGAGCTCTGCCAGTTCATCTCCCTGGAGACGCTGAGCCTGTACCACAATGGGATGCGTTCGCTGTCCTCCAGCCTGGGCAACCTCCAGGCTCTCACCTACCTCAACCTCAG TCGTAATCTCCTGTCCAGTTTACCCCCGTCGGTGTTTCAGCTTCCCCTCCTGCGGGTGCTCGTCGTCAGCAACAACAAGCTGACTACACTGCCCCCCTCCATATACTCCCTCACTCACCTCCGACAGCTG gaCGTGAGCTGCAACGAGCTGCAGCATTTGCCAGCGGAGCTCGGTCAGCTGGAGAGTCTGAGGGACCTAAACCTGAGGAGGAACCAGCTCACCACTTTGCCTGAAG AAATATCCGAGCTTCCCCTCGTTCGGCTCGACGTGTCCTGCAACCGGATTTCCCACGTGCCCCTGTGCTACCGCCACCTCCGGCACCTGCAGACCATCTCGCTGGACAACAACCCGCTGCAAATGCCGCCGGCGCAGATCTGCTCCAAGGGCaaatatcacattttcaagtACCTCAACATGGAGGCCTGCAAGAGGagccaggaggagctggagaaacaCCTGAGGCCCACCGGATTCAACAGCTG CCTGTCAGACCAGGAGCTGTTTGCCGGCCAGTTTGGGGGCTTGGACTCTGGCTTCAACAGTGTGGACAGTGGCAGCAAACGGTGGTCTGGAAACGAG TCAGCAGACGACTTCTCCGAGCGCTCCCTCCGCATCGCTGAGCTCAGCAAAGACCACAggaacctggaggaggaggaggaggtgtacaAAGCTGGAAAAGGCGAACAAGCGCACACCTGCT TGAACGGAGGAGCTGAGCAGGTGGACTTTGACATGGACAGCAGTGTGacgggggaggaagaggaggagatcaggACAGATCCACCCACGCCTCCTTTCACGGCCTCTTCTCTG GAGCAGAAGGGGAAAACGTCACCATCCCAAACCCAGGACTCAGCAACCTGCAG aACCAGCCTCCACGTGGAGCTGGGTCCCCCCTCGTCCACCTCGTCGTCTCCCGTGTCCCCCTCCAGCCCGACCCTGGAGGAGCGGAGGAGGCCCGGCACCTTGCTCATCTGGCAGGAGAGGGAACGGcttcagcagcagagggagaaggCCAG TTTGCTGAAGTCATCCACCAAAACAGGAAGTCATGTGGCCACGGcaccacagacaggaagtagctccTG TGGCGGGTCGCCAGAAAACAACAACGCCCAGTCCGGTCTGCGGCACAGATGTGCA AGCGCCGACCAGATGACCGCAGTGTCTCATCCAACGTATCTACACCGATCCAGCAGCAGAACAG ACGTCCCGTCCTCTCCGAAGACGTCCCCTCCTCCCGGTCAGGCTCAGAAACCAAACAGTTTCCTGTTTCGCACGTCCTCCCGCAGCAACGTCAAACCCACAG CAGCCGTCTTCAGTCTCGGGGAGTCTGGCCGAAGTGAGTCCCGCATGACGCTGCGTTCGCCCAAAGAGGAGAGACCGGACATCATGCAGCTACGcaag ACTCTGGAGGCCCGGCTGAAAATCAACCTCCCAGAGGACCTGGGCGAGGCCTTGTCCAACGGCACCGTCCTCTGCCAGCTGGTCAATCAAATCAGACCTCGCTCCGTGTCAATCATCCACATTCCCTCCCCAGCAGTG cCAAAACTGAGTTCAGCAAAGTGTCGACTCAACGTGGAAAACTTCCTCACCGCCTGTCGCAAGCTTGGCATCCCCGAG actGAAGTGTGTGCGTGCTCTGATGTGCTTCTGTGTAAGCTGCCCGCTGTGCTGCGTTGTGTGACGGCCCTGCTGCAGGCAAACGTGGACGGGGGGGAGACGGCGGAGGACCGTCACTCCTCGCCCGTTTCttcgtcgtcctcgtcctcgtcctccttctcctcgctGCTGTCCACAGACTTCCTGCTCTTCTACTCTGCAGCCATGGCGCTGCTCTACGTCCTCTACTGCTACCTGCTCACTTAA
- the lrch4 gene encoding leucine-rich repeat and calponin homology domain-containing protein 4 isoform X2 has protein sequence MAAGDGAQLPATVAASRSVEKALEEAAASGALNLSNRKLKEFPRSARNYDLSDITHADLSKNRLCELPEELCQFISLETLSLYHNGMRSLSSSLGNLQALTYLNLSRNLLSSLPPSVFQLPLLRVLVVSNNKLTTLPPSIYSLTHLRQLDVSCNELQHLPAELGQLESLRDLNLRRNQLTTLPEEISELPLVRLDVSCNRISHVPLCYRHLRHLQTISLDNNPLQMPPAQICSKGKYHIFKYLNMEACKRSQEELEKHLRPTGFNSCLSDQELFAGQFGGLDSGFNSVDSGSKRWSGNESADDFSERSLRIAELSKDHRNLEEEEEVYKAGKGEQAHTCLNGGAEQVDFDMDSSVTGEEEEEIRTDPPTPPFTASSLEQKGKTSPSQTQDSATCRTSLHVELGPPSSTSSSPVSPSSPTLEERRRPGTLLIWQERERLQQQREKASLLKSSTKTGSHVATAPQTGSSSCGGSPENNNAQSGLRHRCASADQMTAVSHPTYLHRSSSRTDVPSSPKTSPPPGQAQKPNSFLFRTSSRSNVKPTAVFSLGESGRSESRMTLRSPKEERPDIMQLRKTLEARLKINLPEDLGEALSNGTVLCQLVNQIRPRSVSIIHIPSPAVPKLSSAKCRLNVENFLTACRKLGIPETEVCACSDVLLCKLPAVLRCVTALLQANVDGGETAEDRHSSPVSSSSSSSSSFSSLLSTDFLLFYSAAMALLYVLYCYLLT, from the exons ATCTGTCCAAGAACCGCCTGTGTGAGCTGCCGGAGGAGCTCTGCCAGTTCATCTCCCTGGAGACGCTGAGCCTGTACCACAATGGGATGCGTTCGCTGTCCTCCAGCCTGGGCAACCTCCAGGCTCTCACCTACCTCAACCTCAG TCGTAATCTCCTGTCCAGTTTACCCCCGTCGGTGTTTCAGCTTCCCCTCCTGCGGGTGCTCGTCGTCAGCAACAACAAGCTGACTACACTGCCCCCCTCCATATACTCCCTCACTCACCTCCGACAGCTG gaCGTGAGCTGCAACGAGCTGCAGCATTTGCCAGCGGAGCTCGGTCAGCTGGAGAGTCTGAGGGACCTAAACCTGAGGAGGAACCAGCTCACCACTTTGCCTGAAG AAATATCCGAGCTTCCCCTCGTTCGGCTCGACGTGTCCTGCAACCGGATTTCCCACGTGCCCCTGTGCTACCGCCACCTCCGGCACCTGCAGACCATCTCGCTGGACAACAACCCGCTGCAAATGCCGCCGGCGCAGATCTGCTCCAAGGGCaaatatcacattttcaagtACCTCAACATGGAGGCCTGCAAGAGGagccaggaggagctggagaaacaCCTGAGGCCCACCGGATTCAACAGCTG CCTGTCAGACCAGGAGCTGTTTGCCGGCCAGTTTGGGGGCTTGGACTCTGGCTTCAACAGTGTGGACAGTGGCAGCAAACGGTGGTCTGGAAACGAG TCAGCAGACGACTTCTCCGAGCGCTCCCTCCGCATCGCTGAGCTCAGCAAAGACCACAggaacctggaggaggaggaggaggtgtacaAAGCTGGAAAAGGCGAACAAGCGCACACCTGCT TGAACGGAGGAGCTGAGCAGGTGGACTTTGACATGGACAGCAGTGTGacgggggaggaagaggaggagatcaggACAGATCCACCCACGCCTCCTTTCACGGCCTCTTCTCTG GAGCAGAAGGGGAAAACGTCACCATCCCAAACCCAGGACTCAGCAACCTGCAG aACCAGCCTCCACGTGGAGCTGGGTCCCCCCTCGTCCACCTCGTCGTCTCCCGTGTCCCCCTCCAGCCCGACCCTGGAGGAGCGGAGGAGGCCCGGCACCTTGCTCATCTGGCAGGAGAGGGAACGGcttcagcagcagagggagaaggCCAG TTTGCTGAAGTCATCCACCAAAACAGGAAGTCATGTGGCCACGGcaccacagacaggaagtagctccTG TGGCGGGTCGCCAGAAAACAACAACGCCCAGTCCGGTCTGCGGCACAGATGTGCA AGCGCCGACCAGATGACCGCAGTGTCTCATCCAACGTATCTACACCGATCCAGCAGCAGAACAG ACGTCCCGTCCTCTCCGAAGACGTCCCCTCCTCCCGGTCAGGCTCAGAAACCAAACAGTTTCCTGTTTCGCACGTCCTCCCGCAGCAACGTCAAACCCACAG CCGTCTTCAGTCTCGGGGAGTCTGGCCGAAGTGAGTCCCGCATGACGCTGCGTTCGCCCAAAGAGGAGAGACCGGACATCATGCAGCTACGcaag ACTCTGGAGGCCCGGCTGAAAATCAACCTCCCAGAGGACCTGGGCGAGGCCTTGTCCAACGGCACCGTCCTCTGCCAGCTGGTCAATCAAATCAGACCTCGCTCCGTGTCAATCATCCACATTCCCTCCCCAGCAGTG cCAAAACTGAGTTCAGCAAAGTGTCGACTCAACGTGGAAAACTTCCTCACCGCCTGTCGCAAGCTTGGCATCCCCGAG actGAAGTGTGTGCGTGCTCTGATGTGCTTCTGTGTAAGCTGCCCGCTGTGCTGCGTTGTGTGACGGCCCTGCTGCAGGCAAACGTGGACGGGGGGGAGACGGCGGAGGACCGTCACTCCTCGCCCGTTTCttcgtcgtcctcgtcctcgtcctccttctcctcgctGCTGTCCACAGACTTCCTGCTCTTCTACTCTGCAGCCATGGCGCTGCTCTACGTCCTCTACTGCTACCTGCTCACTTAA